One Bacillota bacterium genomic window, CTCGGGGTTTCGAACGTACCCTACGCACTCCCGCATAGGTCCTTCCTGAACTCGGTCTTCCTCGCCATGGCCATTTCCGCTGGTCTTGGCGCCACGATAGTCAACCCTCTGGACAAGAGGGTCATGGACACTATCCGCGCGACCAGAGTCTTCCTGGCTCGCGATGCAAACGCACGGGAGTTCATCTCGGTCGTGGGATCGAAGAACCTGGTCCATGCAGCTCACACGGACGGCACTGGATGAAGGCCTGGCGCCAGATACCATCCTCTCCGCCCATCTCATACCCGCAATCGAAGAAGTGGGTCGCCGGTTCGGATCAGGGGAGATATTCCTGCCGGAGCTAATGAAGTCGGCCGGGGCGATGCAGGCGGCGACGGCAGTCATCAGGTCTGCCGCGGGCGCGGCCGGCGAGATGCGCCTGGTCCGGGGCACGGTGGTCATTGCGACTGTGCAAGGCGACATCCACGACATCGGGAAGAATATCGTCTCCATGTTCCTGGAGAGCAACGGCTACCGAGTGGCCGACCTGGGCCGGGATGTGAGTGCCCGCGCAGTGCTCGAAGGAGCCAGGGAAGACAGGGCTAACGTGGTGTGCCTGAGCGCGCTCCTCACCACGACGATGAGAAGGATGCGCGAGGTAATCGAGCTTTTCGCGCGGGAAAAATCCGCGTGCCCCGTAATCGTGGGCGGCGCAGCGATCTCGAGGGAGTTCGCAAGGGCAATCGGTGCAGCGGGGTACGGGAAGGACGCCGTTGAGGCAGTCTCCGAGGTCACGAGAATCGTAGAAGCCACTCACAGGGCATTGCTGCTGTCGACCCCTACATCGGGGCCGCTGAATCGTATGTGAAGGTCTCGCTCAGTGGGGATACGGCATTCGGCCGCACGGTAGGGTGAGAAGGAGGCTGCGTGGACTCTACCAGTTGGGCGAATCCCCAACCCTTACAGTGACCTCGAATGAATCGACGATTGGACCGACGCATGATTAGTCCCGGTGATCGGCCGCGCATCGCGCGACATAATCCCGTATCTCTCTGATGAAAGCGCGCAAGTCCGCAAGGTCATTCGTGATGATCCCGTACAACTCCTGGTCGGTCACTTGATTGTACAGATGCACGAGACGATTACGATAGCCAGTCATCTGCACGAGTCTCTGCCCCAACTCCGCACCGACCACGCCGCGCTCCGCCAACCCCCTGGCGATGCCTTTGAACTCACCGGCCAATTCCGTGGCGCCGGATTTAGACAGGATATGTCGGCCGATGTCAAAGACCACCTCCAGCGAACGGCGCAGGTAACTCTCCGCGGCTCCGCTCAAGATACGGTCTTGCAGGAACTCGCCCTGTGGCCTCTTTGCGATTATCTCCAGTTCACGCAGATAACCGGCCATCAGGGCTAAGCGTTCTTCG contains:
- a CDS encoding cobalamin-dependent protein (Presence of a B(12) (cobalamin)-binding domain implies dependence on cobalamin itself, in one of its several forms, or in some unusual lineages, dependence on a cobalamin-like analog.), with translation MQLTRTALDEGLAPDTILSAHLIPAIEEVGRRFGSGEIFLPELMKSAGAMQAATAVIRSAAGAAGEMRLVRGTVVIATVQGDIHDIGKNIVSMFLESNGYRVADLGRDVSARAVLEGAREDRANVVCLSALLTTTMRRMREVIELFAREKSACPVIVGGAAISREFARAIGAAGYGKDAVEAVSEVTRIVEATHRALLLSTPTSGPLNRM
- a CDS encoding DUF86 domain-containing protein — translated: MLNHVLIEERLALMAGYLRELEIIAKRPQGEFLQDRILSGAAESYLRRSLEVVFDIGRHILSKSGATELAGEFKGIARGLAERGVVGAELGQRLVQMTGYRNRLVHLYNQVTDQELYGIITNDLADLRAFIREIRDYVARCAADHRD